In Candidatus Hydrogenedentota bacterium, the following proteins share a genomic window:
- a CDS encoding aldo/keto reductase, producing the protein MQYRILGRSDLSVPVVSYGAWAIGGWMWGGTDDAAAIRSIQAAIDTGMNLVDTAPTYGMGHSERIVGQAIKGRRDQVIVATKCGVRWDLESGRVVFQTKDNDGVPRNIIRCLRPESIRHEIEQSLQRLGVDVIDLYQCHWPDVDTPLADTMETLLDIQKQGKIRHIGVSNFTVEMMEECLKSGVIVSDQPQYNPLQRAIEKDVLPFCVANDIGVLAYSPIAQGLMTGKVTMDRTFKDGDARAERPWFQPQNRKRVLDMLEAIRPIADGHGVTLSQLTINWVFSQKGLTTAIVGARDEKQVAENAKAAEFTLSEDELKTIREAVEALGEPV; encoded by the coding sequence ATGCAATACAGAATACTTGGCCGGAGCGACCTGAGCGTGCCGGTAGTTTCGTATGGGGCTTGGGCCATCGGCGGTTGGATGTGGGGCGGCACGGACGATGCGGCGGCGATTCGCTCTATCCAGGCCGCTATCGACACGGGTATGAATCTCGTCGATACGGCGCCTACCTACGGCATGGGACACAGCGAACGCATTGTGGGCCAGGCCATCAAAGGGCGTAGGGACCAAGTCATCGTGGCCACGAAGTGCGGAGTTCGCTGGGACCTCGAATCCGGGCGGGTGGTCTTTCAGACCAAAGACAACGACGGCGTTCCGCGCAATATCATCCGGTGTCTGCGCCCTGAGTCCATTCGGCATGAGATTGAACAAAGCCTTCAGCGGCTGGGGGTGGACGTAATCGACTTGTACCAATGCCACTGGCCGGATGTGGACACGCCTCTGGCAGATACGATGGAGACGCTCCTGGACATTCAGAAGCAGGGGAAGATTCGCCACATCGGAGTCAGCAATTTCACGGTCGAAATGATGGAAGAGTGCCTCAAGTCCGGTGTTATCGTGAGCGACCAGCCGCAATACAATCCCCTGCAGCGCGCCATTGAGAAAGACGTGTTGCCGTTTTGCGTGGCGAATGACATCGGCGTGTTGGCCTACAGCCCGATTGCGCAAGGTTTGATGACAGGCAAAGTCACCATGGACCGGACGTTTAAGGACGGCGACGCGCGCGCTGAGCGGCCATGGTTTCAGCCTCAGAACCGCAAGCGGGTGCTCGACATGTTGGAGGCCATCCGCCCGATTGCCGACGGACATGGTGTCACGTTGTCGCAACTGACGATAAATTGGGTCTTCTCTCAGAAAGGACTCACAACCGCTATCGTTGGCGCGCGTGACGAGAAGCAGGTCGCGGAGAACGCCAAGGCGGCTGAGTTTACGTTGTCCGAGGACGAACTCAAGACCATTCGCGAAGCCGTGGAAGCGCTTGGCGAGCCGGTGTGA
- the tatC gene encoding twin-arginine translocase subunit TatC, translating to MFEDEARMTFTEHLGELRTRLIRVCAGLIVVFGVCFAFSDHLFLLLQKPLKNPQLSWLSLDPMESLMVYLKISGYFTVAICLPHILFELCGFVFPGLRPKERRAAMILLGGGSLLAIVGVAAAYFVVTPQLINVMIQWTPETVTQSLQMKATISFILMLLLAFAIAFQFPMVVLILVYLGVVSPQFLKAQRRVAFVLLAVAAAVLTPTIDPLSMMVMWVPLVIMYEACIWIAVLLVRRRENTSG from the coding sequence GTGTTCGAAGACGAAGCGCGAATGACGTTTACCGAGCATCTGGGGGAACTGCGTACAAGGCTGATCCGTGTGTGCGCGGGCCTTATCGTCGTCTTCGGCGTGTGCTTCGCGTTTTCGGACCACCTGTTTCTCCTCCTCCAGAAACCGTTGAAGAATCCTCAGCTTTCCTGGTTGAGTCTGGATCCCATGGAATCGCTCATGGTTTACCTGAAGATTTCGGGGTACTTCACGGTCGCCATATGCCTTCCTCACATTCTTTTCGAATTGTGCGGTTTTGTATTCCCCGGCTTGAGGCCCAAAGAACGACGCGCCGCGATGATACTTCTCGGCGGGGGAAGCCTCCTTGCGATTGTCGGGGTAGCGGCTGCCTACTTTGTTGTCACGCCTCAACTTATCAACGTCATGATACAGTGGACGCCCGAAACGGTGACCCAGAGTTTACAGATGAAGGCGACCATTTCCTTCATCCTGATGCTTCTTCTCGCATTTGCGATCGCATTTCAGTTCCCCATGGTTGTGCTGATCCTTGTCTACCTGGGGGTCGTCTCGCCTCAATTTCTCAAGGCCCAGCGGCGAGTTGCGTTCGTGCTTCTGGCTGTTGCTGCAGCCGTACTGACTCCGACAATCGATCCCCTGAGCATGATGGTCATGTGGGTGCCGCTTGTTATCATGTATGAAGCGTGCATCTGGATTGCAGTGCTGCTGGTACGGCGGCGCGAAAATACAAGCGGGTAG
- the tatB gene encoding Sec-independent protein translocase protein TatB, with protein MFNNIGITEMLVIAAVALLILGPDKFPGHAKIALRFMRDIRSYWEEAKRDIAEEIKPFKKELKELEKIKPEEFIDSLTGEDESNKSSAATYGGAYSYSDTSVPASAADSSEKSEPEPAQRSESTSWERPEGSEPYNPSASTDSDNASETGKKEFYPTD; from the coding sequence ATGTTTAACAATATAGGCATCACGGAGATGCTCGTCATCGCGGCCGTGGCGCTCTTAATCCTCGGTCCGGACAAGTTTCCTGGGCACGCCAAGATTGCCCTTCGTTTCATGCGCGACATCCGCTCTTACTGGGAAGAAGCCAAACGCGATATCGCCGAAGAAATAAAGCCCTTCAAGAAAGAGCTTAAGGAGTTGGAGAAGATTAAGCCGGAGGAATTCATCGATTCTCTAACCGGTGAGGACGAATCCAACAAAAGCTCCGCCGCAACGTACGGAGGGGCATATTCCTACAGCGATACTTCCGTACCCGCTTCGGCGGCGGACTCCTCCGAAAAAAGCGAGCCGGAGCCCGCACAGCGCTCCGAGAGTACGTCGTGGGAACGGCCCGAAGGCTCCGAACCCTACAATCCCTCCGCATCCACTGACTCAGACAACGCTTCGGAGACGGGGAAGAAGGAATTCTATCCCACAGATTAA
- a CDS encoding bile acid:sodium symporter family protein, whose translation MWTDLFVLWVLLFSAVAYALPAPFRALSPAIVPALGVIMFGMGMTLQPADFARVARMKLAVACGLTAQFLVMPLTAWAIATIFRLPPELAMGFIIVGSCPGGTASNVICYLAKADVALSVTMTALSTLMAIVLTPWLIGVLGGRFLPVNSWDLFMSVVKIVLVPVLAGFGLRRLLREQTLNRFINVFPAVSVLLISLVIASIVASSRERILDALGTVGILVALHNVTGLTLGYAFASALRLPVSARRAIAIEVGMQNSGLGVALAKAHFSNILVALPSSVFSVVHNLSGSALAGYWRRSGRDKEGEHERRRAD comes from the coding sequence ATTTGGACCGACTTGTTTGTCCTGTGGGTGCTTCTGTTCTCGGCGGTTGCGTATGCCTTGCCTGCCCCGTTTCGCGCCCTGTCTCCCGCGATTGTGCCCGCGCTGGGCGTAATCATGTTCGGCATGGGCATGACATTGCAGCCCGCGGACTTTGCGCGCGTTGCCCGCATGAAACTCGCGGTCGCCTGCGGCCTCACGGCGCAGTTCCTGGTCATGCCGCTCACGGCATGGGCCATCGCGACGATCTTCCGGCTTCCGCCGGAGTTGGCTATGGGTTTCATCATCGTCGGTTCGTGCCCCGGCGGCACGGCCTCGAACGTCATCTGCTACCTCGCCAAAGCGGACGTTGCGCTTTCCGTTACCATGACCGCCCTCTCGACTCTTATGGCCATCGTTCTCACGCCCTGGCTGATCGGCGTTTTGGGTGGCCGCTTTCTACCGGTCAATTCGTGGGACCTCTTCATGAGCGTCGTCAAGATTGTGCTCGTCCCCGTTCTCGCCGGGTTCGGCCTGCGCAGGCTGTTACGCGAACAAACGCTGAACCGCTTCATCAACGTGTTCCCGGCGGTCTCCGTGCTTCTTATATCCCTGGTCATCGCGTCAATTGTCGCTTCCTCACGCGAGCGCATTCTCGACGCGCTCGGAACGGTCGGAATCTTAGTTGCGCTTCACAACGTTACGGGGCTAACGTTGGGCTATGCGTTTGCATCCGCACTGCGGTTGCCTGTCTCTGCCCGCCGCGCCATCGCCATCGAGGTCGGCATGCAGAACAGCGGTTTGGGCGTCGCTTTGGCGAAAGCGCACTTCTCGAATATCCTGGTCGCGTTGCCGTCCAGCGTATTCAGCGTAGTGCACAATTTATCCGGGTCCGCGCTGGCCGGTTATTGGAGGCGCAGCGGGCGAGACAAGGAGGGGGAACATGAACGTCGACGAGCGGATTAA
- a CDS encoding glycosyl hydrolase — protein MNVDERIKLADLAKPLEAFFTLSSEKLRRLAAAWDPAQGSPVFTLNGKYTTRGWTEWTQGFQYGCQILQFDATGDETFLRLGRENTLRFMAPHVSHIGVHDHGFNNVSTYGNLRRLAREGRVQESRDAMLLFELALKVSGAVQAARWTPTADGTGYIYSFNGPHSLFSDTIRSCRALMLAHQLGHCLMGENDRKISLLGRAIEHMLNTARYNVYYGEGRDAYDIPGRVVHESIFNTEDGQYRCPSTQQGYSPFSTWTRGLAWVLLGFAEEMECLEAMPYADLKPWGGPAALRAMMLKAATATADFYIANTAADGIPYWDTGAPGLVYLGDYLKEPSHPDNPYEPVDSSAAAIAAQGLLRLGRVLGAKGRRYWQAGMTVARTLLAPPYLSEDLNHQGLILHSVYHRPRGWDAIPKGKRVPFGESSMWGDYHAMELGVYLLRMIYSGPYLAFHDQAPEARA, from the coding sequence ATGAACGTCGACGAGCGGATTAAGTTGGCCGATCTGGCCAAGCCATTGGAAGCATTTTTCACCCTATCCAGCGAGAAGCTGCGCCGCCTGGCCGCAGCATGGGACCCGGCGCAAGGATCGCCAGTGTTTACGCTCAACGGCAAATACACCACGCGCGGATGGACCGAATGGACCCAAGGCTTTCAGTATGGATGCCAGATTCTGCAATTCGACGCGACCGGTGACGAGACATTTCTTCGCCTGGGCCGCGAAAACACGCTGCGATTCATGGCCCCGCACGTGAGCCACATCGGAGTTCACGACCACGGGTTTAACAACGTCTCCACCTACGGCAACCTCAGGCGCCTGGCGCGCGAAGGCCGCGTGCAGGAATCGCGCGACGCCATGTTGCTCTTCGAACTGGCGCTCAAAGTCTCCGGGGCTGTGCAGGCCGCGCGCTGGACGCCCACCGCCGACGGCACCGGGTACATCTACTCGTTCAACGGCCCGCATTCTCTGTTCAGCGACACGATTCGCTCGTGCCGCGCGCTGATGCTGGCGCACCAGTTGGGCCACTGCCTCATGGGGGAAAACGACCGCAAGATTTCCCTGCTGGGCCGCGCCATCGAGCACATGCTCAACACGGCGCGCTACAACGTGTATTACGGCGAAGGCCGCGATGCCTACGACATACCGGGCCGGGTCGTTCACGAGAGCATCTTCAATACGGAAGACGGCCAATACCGCTGCCCGAGCACGCAACAAGGGTATTCGCCGTTCTCGACGTGGACCCGCGGACTTGCGTGGGTGCTCCTCGGCTTCGCGGAGGAAATGGAGTGCCTTGAAGCCATGCCCTACGCGGATCTAAAACCGTGGGGCGGACCCGCCGCGTTGCGCGCCATGATGCTCAAAGCGGCCACGGCAACCGCGGACTTCTACATCGCCAACACCGCCGCCGACGGCATTCCGTATTGGGATACCGGCGCACCGGGCCTGGTCTACCTTGGCGACTATTTGAAGGAGCCGTCGCATCCGGACAATCCCTACGAACCGGTGGACAGCTCCGCCGCGGCAATTGCCGCGCAGGGCCTGCTGCGCCTGGGCCGCGTGCTCGGCGCGAAGGGCCGACGCTATTGGCAAGCGGGAATGACCGTCGCGCGCACCTTGCTTGCGCCGCCGTATCTATCCGAAGACCTGAATCACCAAGGACTGATTCTGCATTCGGTGTATCACCGTCCGCGCGGATGGGATGCTATCCCCAAAGGGAAACGCGTGCCATTCGGCGAGTCGTCGATGTGGGGCGACTACCACGCGATGGAACTGGGCGTGTACCTGCTGCGGATGATCTACAGCGGACCTTATCTCGCTTTCCACGATCAAGCACCGGAAGCAAGGGCGTGA
- a CDS encoding Gfo/Idh/MocA family oxidoreductase — MNGVTGRMGTNQHLVRSILAIRNQGGVAISDGETIMPEPILVGRNEAKLKKLADAHGGLPFSTDLAALLDDAKYPVYFDAQTTLRRYEDVKRAIEKGKHIYCEKPVATSSAESMDLYRLAKEKGIKHGVVQDKLWLPGLRKLKYLIDTGFFGRILSVRGEFGYWVFTGENQPAQRPSWNYRQKDGGGIMLDMFCHWRYVIDNLFGNVTAVSALGATHLPDRWDEAGKPYICDTDDAAYGTFQTDQRIICQFNSSWCTRVRRDDLLTLHVDGTKGSAVAGLRQCWTQHDAVTPKPVWNPDIDNPIDFYAAWEPMPSNVAYDNAFKVQWELFLRHLVLDEPFRWGLREGAKGVQLAELGYESWKQRRWLDVPEL; from the coding sequence ATGAACGGCGTCACCGGGCGCATGGGAACCAACCAGCATCTGGTGCGTTCCATCCTCGCGATCCGCAATCAGGGCGGCGTTGCCATCAGCGATGGCGAAACGATCATGCCTGAGCCAATCCTCGTCGGGCGTAATGAAGCAAAACTGAAAAAGCTCGCTGATGCCCACGGCGGCTTACCATTCTCGACGGATCTTGCCGCGTTGCTTGACGACGCGAAGTATCCGGTCTATTTCGACGCGCAGACAACGCTGCGCCGTTACGAAGACGTGAAACGCGCCATCGAGAAGGGCAAGCACATTTATTGCGAGAAACCCGTCGCGACTTCTTCCGCCGAGAGCATGGATCTCTACCGGCTCGCCAAGGAGAAAGGCATCAAACACGGCGTGGTGCAAGATAAGTTGTGGTTACCCGGCCTGCGCAAGCTCAAGTACCTCATCGATACGGGCTTCTTCGGGCGCATCCTCTCCGTCCGTGGCGAATTCGGCTACTGGGTGTTCACGGGCGAGAACCAGCCCGCTCAACGGCCGTCGTGGAACTATCGCCAAAAAGACGGCGGCGGCATCATGCTCGACATGTTCTGCCACTGGCGTTACGTTATCGACAACCTGTTCGGCAACGTGACCGCCGTGTCCGCTCTCGGCGCGACGCACCTGCCTGACCGATGGGACGAGGCCGGCAAACCCTACATCTGCGACACGGATGACGCCGCCTACGGAACGTTCCAGACCGACCAGAGAATCATCTGCCAATTCAATTCGTCGTGGTGTACGCGCGTGCGGCGCGACGATTTGCTCACGCTCCATGTGGATGGCACGAAGGGCTCCGCGGTCGCCGGGTTGCGGCAATGCTGGACCCAGCACGACGCCGTCACCCCGAAACCGGTTTGGAATCCGGATATCGACAACCCCATCGACTTCTATGCCGCGTGGGAGCCTATGCCGTCCAACGTCGCGTATGACAACGCGTTCAAAGTTCAGTGGGAGCTGTTCCTGCGGCATTTGGTACTCGATGAGCCGTTCCGCTGGGGCTTGCGAGAAGGGGCCAAGGGAGTCCAACTCGCCGAACTTGGCTACGAGTCGTGGAAACAGCGCCGCTGGCTCGATGTCCCTGAGCTATGA
- a CDS encoding 1-acyl-sn-glycerol-3-phosphate acyltransferase, which produces MTLLELRGWFVLTWRFIRYFAYRFGMGSRPQFVDIYREGVPVLDRLLGWPKMLRFEDGHNCPRHGPVVFAGNHQKKDDPFLLYRAIHYLCDASYAVRFMMRDDFFAGISAAKSRFIDVDELACMAGALLISRSNVQLSQMKPFVKLLREGNGFIMYPGRSRSRSGVFIEYRDGIEEPGGVTFFLAQAQRGRPDLRIPAVPCARTHNPTTNKTVIIFGEPQYLPHDADRAVQRDLDFRLIEMMGELTEVNAAHVTAGILYLRCLHGHSESITLHQLKAAVKEVLDACRERRVEPASRNDLDGQMKAVLAYLERGKTIVRTGDSVTPNVDVVLSAPEWDTSYVEKNPLKHLVNQVLHLWDVVAAIEFAAFKTF; this is translated from the coding sequence ATGACACTACTTGAGCTACGAGGTTGGTTTGTCCTTACGTGGCGGTTCATCCGCTACTTCGCCTACCGGTTTGGTATGGGTTCCCGCCCACAGTTTGTCGATATCTACCGAGAGGGCGTGCCAGTGCTGGACCGCCTGCTGGGCTGGCCCAAGATGCTGCGGTTTGAAGACGGCCACAATTGTCCGCGCCATGGGCCGGTCGTGTTCGCCGGAAATCATCAGAAGAAGGACGACCCCTTTTTACTGTACCGGGCGATTCATTATCTCTGCGACGCGTCCTACGCGGTGCGCTTCATGATGCGCGATGACTTCTTTGCGGGGATTAGCGCCGCGAAATCGCGTTTCATCGACGTAGACGAATTGGCTTGCATGGCAGGCGCGCTGCTCATCAGCCGCAGCAATGTTCAGTTGTCGCAAATGAAACCCTTCGTGAAGCTCCTGCGCGAAGGCAATGGATTCATCATGTACCCGGGGCGTTCCCGGTCGCGTTCAGGCGTGTTTATCGAATACCGCGACGGTATCGAAGAACCCGGCGGCGTCACCTTCTTCCTTGCGCAAGCACAACGTGGCCGCCCGGACCTCAGGATTCCGGCAGTTCCCTGCGCCCGAACGCACAACCCCACCACCAACAAGACGGTGATAATCTTTGGGGAGCCGCAGTATTTGCCGCATGACGCGGATCGTGCGGTGCAACGGGACCTCGATTTCAGGTTGATCGAGATGATGGGGGAACTGACCGAGGTGAACGCCGCGCACGTCACGGCCGGCATCCTCTACCTGCGTTGTCTGCACGGACACTCGGAATCCATTACCCTGCATCAGTTGAAAGCCGCCGTTAAGGAGGTTCTCGACGCCTGCCGCGAGCGCCGCGTCGAACCCGCATCGCGCAACGACCTCGATGGACAAATGAAGGCGGTACTGGCCTACCTGGAACGGGGAAAGACGATCGTGCGCACCGGCGATAGCGTCACGCCCAACGTGGACGTGGTGCTATCGGCGCCCGAATGGGACACGTCCTACGTTGAGAAGAACCCCTTGAAGCATCTAGTCAACCAAGTCCTTCATTTGTGGGACGTGGTGGCCGCCATTGAGTTTGCGGCATTCAAGACGTTTTAA